From a region of the Rhipicephalus microplus isolate Deutch F79 chromosome X, USDA_Rmic, whole genome shotgun sequence genome:
- the LOC119161810 gene encoding prolyl 4-hydroxylase subunit alpha-2 has product MHWSRYVYSLSCLLIEVGGVNELHTSTIHLQEGLVTESLAFEDLSRFLLSEQLRIRTSIDEFQTATSVPPRHDDPLTKFVFASRLGNYCETLTRAVIGWQYEDILRSLPDSETLWAWWPMSSDLKGAAEGVCKLQQVYDVPVRQMVSMRSNLLPLPSPNDLKDVARGCFTKGRFGNSTIWSKAALRKMRRHVAARHGRRFRMGIASLLANKAGETAYPLPPGSDMQHYKSICVRSGDVWPLHGDLVCQYSVGGGHPHLLLQPLKVEFLSYDPRIVVLHDFVSAWESQVIRNMGAKNLVRGTVYTEENPSGVSSPLRISKVSWLSEDQHPLLANLARRIAATTGLSLESAELYQVANYGLGGHYTPHPDAKDFGDLADEAIAERPDGNRLATMLLFLSDVSIGGATAFVDPPMAVKPRIGKALFWFNLRPYEGDDRPRHFDFWHEKKILDTRTWHTGCPVLRGSKWIATKWIHERGNIHVDYDVPV; this is encoded by the exons ATGCACTGGTCACGCTACGTTTACTCTCTCAGCTGCCTTTTGATCGAAGTTGGCGGCGTCAACGAGCTGCACACTTCAACGATCCACCTCCAGGAGGGCCTGGTGACGGAAAGCCTCGCTTTCGAAGATCTTTCTCGCTTCCTGCTGTCTGAGCAGCTACGCATCAGAACGAGCATTGACGAGTTCCAAACTGCGACCTCTGTGCCACCGCGGCACGACGATCCACTGACGAAGTTTGTTTTCGCCAGCCGCCTAGGCAACTACTGCGAAACGCTCACCAGGGCCGTCATCGGGTGGCAATACGAAGACATCCTTCGCAGCCTCCCCGATTCCGAAACCTTGTGGGCTTGGTGGCCAATGTCAAGTGACTTGAAGGGAGCAGCTGAAGGTGTGTGTAAGCTGCAGCAGGTCTACGACGTTCCCGTTCGACAAATGGTCTCGATGCGCTCCAACCTGCTGCCGTTGCCATCTCCCAATGACCTTAAGGATGTGGCCCGAGGTTGTTTCACAAAGGGACGCTTCGGAAACAGCACCATCTGGTCCAAAGCCGCCCTACGAAAAATGAGACGGCATGTGGCGGCTAGGCACGGACGCCGGTTTCGCATGGGAATTGCGTCCCTGCTCGCGAACAAAGCAGGTGAGACTGCGTATCCACTGCCGCCCGGAAGTGATATGCAGCATTACAAGTCAATCTGCGTTCGCTCCGGTGACGTTTGGCCTCTGCACGGTGACCTGGTCTGCCAGTACTCCGTCGGTGGCGGCCATCCGCATCTCTTGCTGCAGCCGCTCAAGGTGGAGTTCCTCTCGTACGATCCTCGAATCGTCGTTTTACACGACTTCGTGAGTGCCTGGGAGAGCCAAGTCATCCGCAATATGGGCGCCAAGAACCTCGTTCGCGGCACCGTCTACACCGAAGAAAACCCTTCCGGCGTTTCCAGCCCGCTTCGAATCAGCAAG GTCTCCTGGCTCAGTGAGGACCAGCACCCGCTTTTGGCCAATCTTGCCAGGCGCATTGCTGCTACCACGGGACTCTCGCTGGAGTCAGCAGAGCTGTACCAAGTGGCAAACTACGGCCTTGGTGGCCACTACACACCTCACCCTGACGCGAAAGATTTTGGCGACCTCGCGGACGAAGCAATAGCCGAGCGTCCTGACGGCAACCGGCTGGCCACTATGCTTCTCTTCCTGTCGGACGTATCGATAGGCGGCGCAACGGCGTTCGTGGATCCCCCAATGGCAGTGAAGCCCCGGATTGGCAAAGCACTGTTCTGGTTCAACCTGAGGCCCTACGAAGGCGATGACAGGCCGCGGCACTTCGACTTCTGGCACGAAAAGAAGATTCTTGACACACGCACATGGCACACTGGGTGCCCGGTGCTGCGCGGGTCTAAGTGGATTGCGACCAAGTGGATTCACGAAAGGGGCAACATCCACGTCGACTATGATGTGCCCGTCTAA